A DNA window from Sphingomonas changnyeongensis contains the following coding sequences:
- a CDS encoding amidohydrolase yields MTVIAALSLLLAAQPAASQPPALAADLARDMPGLIAIYRDLHANPELSGQEKRSAAIMAAEARKAGFEVTAGVGGTGVVAVLRNGPGPVVMLRADMDALPVAEQTGLGFASTVRARGPDGQETPVMHACGHDTHMTAWIATARRLAALRSRWSGTVVMIGQPAEETVGGAQAMLKDGLYTRFPKPDYVLAFHDSASLPAGHIGYTPGYALAAVDTVDLLVKGVGGHGAAPATTRDPIVLAARIVTTLQTLVAREIDPQDAVVVTVGSIHGGTKHNIIPSEVRLQLTVRSYAPETRAKLLAGIARVARGEAIAAGLDEALMPVMTVDPQSGMATFNDEDLTARIAARFTAHFGGDRVRPVRPVMVSEDFPEYRAADPARIKSSIFWVGGVPRAKWEAAGGDPARLPSLHSPFWAPDAEAVIGAAAEALTVATLDLLAPPATR; encoded by the coding sequence ATGACCGTCATTGCCGCCCTGTCGCTGCTGCTCGCCGCTCAACCTGCCGCATCGCAGCCACCCGCCCTTGCCGCCGATCTGGCGCGCGACATGCCGGGGCTGATCGCCATTTACCGCGACCTGCATGCCAATCCCGAGCTGTCGGGGCAGGAAAAGCGCTCGGCCGCGATCATGGCGGCCGAGGCGCGCAAGGCGGGGTTCGAGGTCACGGCCGGGGTCGGCGGCACCGGCGTCGTCGCGGTGCTGCGCAACGGCCCCGGCCCGGTCGTCATGCTGCGCGCCGACATGGATGCGCTGCCGGTTGCCGAACAGACCGGCCTTGGCTTTGCCAGCACGGTCCGCGCCAGGGGGCCGGACGGGCAGGAGACGCCGGTGATGCATGCCTGCGGCCATGACACGCACATGACCGCCTGGATCGCGACCGCGCGGCGGCTGGCGGCGCTGCGCAGCCGCTGGTCGGGCACGGTGGTGATGATCGGCCAGCCGGCTGAGGAAACGGTCGGCGGCGCGCAGGCGATGCTGAAGGACGGGCTCTACACCCGTTTCCCGAAGCCCGATTATGTGCTCGCCTTCCACGATTCGGCGTCGCTGCCCGCCGGGCATATCGGCTATACGCCGGGCTATGCGCTGGCGGCGGTCGATACCGTCGATCTGCTGGTCAAGGGCGTGGGCGGGCATGGTGCCGCACCCGCCACCACGCGCGATCCGATCGTGCTTGCCGCGCGCATCGTGACGACGCTGCAGACGCTGGTCGCGCGCGAGATCGATCCGCAGGATGCGGTGGTCGTCACCGTCGGGTCGATCCATGGCGGCACCAAGCACAACATCATCCCCAGCGAAGTGCGCCTGCAGCTGACGGTGCGCAGCTATGCCCCCGAAACCCGGGCCAAGCTGCTGGCGGGCATCGCCCGGGTGGCGCGCGGCGAGGCGATCGCCGCCGGGCTGGACGAGGCGCTGATGCCGGTGATGACCGTCGATCCGCAAAGCGGCATGGCGACGTTCAACGACGAGGATCTGACCGCGCGGATCGCCGCCCGCTTCACCGCCCATTTCGGGGGCGACCGTGTCCGCCCGGTGCGCCCGGTGATGGTGAGCGAGGATTTTCCCGAATATCGCGCCGCCGATCCGGCGCGGATCAAGAGCAGCATCTTCTGGGTGGGCGGCGTGCCGCGCGCCAAATGGGAGGCGGCGGGCGGCGATCCCGCCCGGCTGCCGTCGCTGCACAGCCCGTTCTGGGCGCCCGATGCCGAGGCGGTGATCGGCGCGGCGGCAGAGGCGCTGACCGTGGCGACGCTCGATCTGCTCGCGCCCCCGGCCACGCGCTGA
- a CDS encoding response regulator → MMTDAIAGLRILIVEDEAIIAMMAEDMLLELGGDVVGIETSLAAALARAGTGDFDIALLDMNLNGENSLPVAEKLRALGRPFVFTTGYGDAGRPGGFDRAPLVCKPYRTSDLAQAIIAAMAGQPAG, encoded by the coding sequence ATGATGACCGATGCCATTGCCGGCCTGCGCATCCTGATCGTCGAGGACGAGGCCATCATCGCGATGATGGCGGAGGACATGCTGCTCGAACTGGGCGGCGATGTCGTCGGGATCGAAACCAGCCTTGCCGCAGCACTCGCCCGCGCCGGCACTGGCGATTTCGACATTGCGCTGCTCGACATGAACCTAAACGGCGAAAACAGCCTGCCGGTCGCTGAAAAGCTGCGCGCGCTCGGCCGGCCATTCGTGTTCACGACCGGCTATGGCGATGCCGGGCGACCGGGCGGTTTCGACCGCGCGCCTTTGGTGTGCAAACCCTATCGGACCAGCGATCTGGCGCAGGCGATCATCGCGGCGATGGCGGGCCAGCCGGCCGGCTAG
- a CDS encoding PAS domain-containing sensor histidine kinase: MRGGGCGDGRTGLYARRRRNGARIRAHDWSSSPLGAPLHWPAPLQVTLGLCLQSSFPTAIYWGADHILLYNDAWSAIPGPRHPAALGRPARQVWPDIWDVIAPQMRDVYEQGIGFSATEQMLPMQRHGRAEETYWDYSFTPIRGEGGAVRGIFNQGREVTDRVLQSRRDRLLAELDDGLRQAATEEAALDAALALIGTGFGVARAGFAEIEEDGDGAIVRRCWTAGTLPLSGRFAAGAFGSASSAALRGGAVLRIENVADLAGADGHAARLWRDLDIAALLAAPVMTDRGYAGAIFLHSPVPRRWFDHDADLLRLAAGRLWRDLARTRAQARLRDSEQRHRLIFEQATDIMFTATLDGVITAANPAAGAALGLPAAGLAGRPLSDFLAPGEGRRAWARLRPRRRDRDEPGTPSRHDVGVTGADGRAMRWAVSSTVTLGDDRTPIGLHMIARDVTAERAFEERQRLLIDELNHRVKNSLALVQALARHSLRPGRDHEQALADFQARLAALAAAHDLLTREQWEGATLAELVRRATGPVAPGSNRLRAAGPHAELTPKAAVAVVMALHELSTNAVKYGALSLPDGRIDIGWRLDGQRLLLDWRELGGPPVARPSSRGFGIRMIERALASDLAARVRIDFDPAGLICTIDAPVAPNLRMI; encoded by the coding sequence ATGCGCGGGGGAGGGTGCGGCGATGGGCGAACAGGCCTTTATGCGCGGCGGCGGCGAAATGGGGCCAGGATCCGCGCCCATGACTGGTCGTCATCCCCGCTCGGAGCGCCGCTGCACTGGCCGGCCCCGCTGCAGGTCACGCTCGGCCTGTGCCTCCAGTCGAGCTTTCCGACCGCGATCTACTGGGGCGCGGACCATATCCTGCTCTACAACGATGCCTGGTCCGCCATTCCCGGCCCCCGCCATCCGGCCGCGCTCGGCCGCCCGGCGCGGCAGGTCTGGCCCGACATCTGGGACGTGATCGCCCCCCAGATGCGCGACGTCTATGAACAGGGCATCGGTTTTTCGGCGACCGAACAGATGCTGCCGATGCAGCGCCACGGGAGGGCCGAGGAAACCTATTGGGATTACAGCTTCACACCGATCCGGGGCGAAGGCGGCGCGGTGCGCGGCATCTTCAACCAGGGGCGCGAGGTGACCGACCGGGTGCTCCAGTCGCGTCGCGACCGGCTGCTTGCCGAGCTGGACGACGGACTGCGTCAGGCGGCGACCGAGGAGGCCGCGCTCGATGCGGCGCTGGCACTGATCGGCACCGGCTTCGGGGTCGCGCGGGCAGGCTTTGCCGAAATCGAGGAGGATGGCGACGGGGCGATCGTGCGGCGCTGCTGGACGGCGGGGACGCTGCCGCTGTCGGGGCGGTTCGCGGCGGGCGCTTTCGGTTCCGCATCGTCGGCGGCACTGCGCGGGGGCGCGGTGCTCAGGATTGAAAACGTCGCCGATCTGGCGGGGGCAGACGGCCATGCCGCCCGGCTGTGGCGCGATCTCGACATCGCCGCCCTGCTGGCCGCGCCGGTGATGACCGACCGCGGCTATGCCGGGGCGATCTTCCTGCATTCCCCCGTCCCCCGGCGCTGGTTCGATCATGATGCCGATCTGCTGCGGCTGGCAGCGGGGCGGCTGTGGCGCGATCTGGCGCGCACCCGCGCCCAGGCCCGGCTGCGCGACAGCGAGCAGCGCCACCGGCTGATCTTTGAACAGGCGACCGACATCATGTTCACCGCGACGCTCGACGGGGTGATCACTGCGGCGAACCCCGCGGCCGGGGCCGCGCTCGGCCTGCCGGCGGCGGGGCTGGCCGGGCGGCCGCTGTCCGATTTCCTGGCACCGGGCGAAGGACGCCGCGCCTGGGCCAGGCTGCGCCCGCGGCGGCGGGACAGGGACGAACCAGGCACCCCCAGCCGCCACGATGTCGGCGTCACCGGCGCGGACGGCAGGGCGATGCGCTGGGCGGTCAGCTCCACGGTAACGCTGGGCGATGACCGCACGCCGATCGGCCTGCACATGATCGCCCGCGACGTGACCGCCGAACGGGCGTTCGAGGAGCGGCAGCGGCTGCTGATCGACGAGCTCAATCACCGGGTGAAGAACAGCCTTGCCCTCGTCCAGGCGCTGGCCCGGCACAGCCTGAGGCCGGGGCGCGACCATGAACAGGCGCTGGCCGATTTTCAGGCGCGGCTGGCGGCGCTGGCTGCGGCGCACGATCTGCTGACCCGCGAACAATGGGAGGGCGCGACGCTGGCCGAGCTGGTCCGCCGCGCGACCGGCCCTGTGGCGCCGGGCAGCAACCGGCTGCGCGCCGCCGGCCCCCATGCCGAACTGACGCCCAAGGCCGCGGTGGCGGTGGTGATGGCGCTGCATGAACTGTCGACCAATGCGGTCAAATATGGCGCATTGTCGCTGCCCGACGGGCGCATCGACATTGGCTGGCGGCTCGACGGGCAGAGGCTGTTGCTCGACTGGCGCGAACTGGGCGGACCGCCCGTCGCGCGCCCGTCCTCGCGGGGCTTCGGCATCCGCATGATCGAACGCGCACTTGCCTCGGATCTCGCTGCCCGGGTCAGGATCGATTTCGATCCGGCGGGGCTCATCTGCACGATCGACGCGCCCGTCGCGCCCAATCTCAGAATGATATAG
- the aceA gene encoding isocitrate lyase, with the protein MSDFASLVPAPTGRFDGINRTYTAADVEQLRGSVPIEYTLARRGALKLWELLKSEPYINALGALSGNQAMQMVRAGLKAIYLSGWQVAADANTAGAMYPDQSLYPANAGPELARRINRTLQRADQIEHSEGGVKRDWFAPIVADAEAGFGGPLNCFEIMKAYIEAGAAGVHFEDQLASEKKCGHLGGKVLIPTQAHIRNLNAARLAADVCGVPTVLVARTDAESAKLITSDIDERDHEFLTGERTPEGFFRLKDGTGVDHCIKRGIAFAEHADLLWWETSHPNLEDAKRFAEAIQKAHPGKMMAYNCSPSFNWEAKLDRDTIAKFQRELGAMGYKFQFVTLAGFHQLNYGMFELARGYKDRGMAAYSELQQAEFAAEANGYTATRHQREVGTGYFDLVAQAVAGGEASTTALAESTEADQFRKTAA; encoded by the coding sequence ATGTCTGATTTCGCTTCGCTCGTCCCCGCGCCCACCGGCCGCTTCGACGGCATCAACCGCACCTACACCGCCGCCGATGTCGAGCAGCTGCGCGGCTCGGTGCCGATCGAATACACGCTCGCCCGTCGCGGCGCGCTCAAGCTGTGGGAACTGCTGAAAAGCGAACCCTATATCAACGCGCTCGGCGCGCTGTCGGGCAACCAGGCGATGCAGATGGTGCGCGCGGGGCTGAAGGCGATCTACCTGTCGGGCTGGCAGGTCGCGGCCGACGCCAACACCGCCGGGGCGATGTATCCCGACCAGTCGCTCTATCCGGCCAATGCCGGCCCGGAACTGGCGCGGCGCATCAACCGCACGCTGCAGCGCGCCGATCAGATCGAACATTCCGAAGGCGGGGTGAAGCGCGATTGGTTCGCGCCGATCGTCGCCGACGCCGAAGCCGGCTTTGGCGGGCCGCTCAACTGCTTTGAAATCATGAAGGCCTATATCGAGGCGGGCGCCGCGGGCGTGCATTTCGAGGACCAGCTCGCGTCCGAAAAGAAGTGCGGCCATCTGGGCGGCAAGGTGCTGATCCCCACCCAGGCGCATATCCGCAACCTCAACGCCGCGCGGCTGGCCGCCGATGTGTGCGGCGTGCCGACCGTACTCGTCGCCCGCACCGATGCCGAATCAGCCAAGCTCATCACCTCCGACATTGACGAGCGCGACCATGAGTTCCTGACCGGCGAGCGCACGCCCGAGGGCTTTTTCCGGCTGAAGGACGGCACCGGCGTCGATCACTGCATCAAGCGCGGCATCGCCTTTGCCGAACATGCCGATCTGCTGTGGTGGGAAACCTCGCACCCCAATCTGGAAGACGCCAAGCGCTTTGCCGAGGCGATCCAGAAAGCGCATCCGGGCAAGATGATGGCCTATAACTGCTCGCCGTCGTTCAACTGGGAAGCCAAGCTCGACCGCGACACCATCGCCAAGTTCCAGCGCGAGCTGGGCGCGATGGGCTACAAGTTCCAGTTCGTGACCCTCGCGGGCTTCCACCAGCTCAACTACGGCATGTTCGAACTGGCGCGCGGCTACAAGGATCGCGGCATGGCGGCCTATTCGGAACTGCAGCAGGCCGAGTTCGCGGCCGAGGCCAATGGCTATACCGCGACGCGTCACCAGCGCGAGGTCGGCACCGGCTATTTCGATCTGGTCGCCCAGGCGGTCGCCGGCGGCGAAGCGTCGACCACCGCGCTCGCGGAATCGACCGAGGCCGACCAGTTCCGCAAGACCGCGGCCTGA
- a CDS encoding DUF2059 domain-containing protein, whose protein sequence is MRRVRDGLERPGGGHLSDWPGDEGVARPIAFRATMARPISSITGRFFPAHSLFRSRRDIDADCAVAGDCRADRSVPEAEALGVQLARLGSLASVLPVLELKETDELLESMPGLAAGERLKLRMVAHRVAVEGSERLLRAEGRALAERLSIADLRALIAFAESAPAQRMRAAEPAVTIATMEAMRGFAYKEEVIKAFCKETGKACPQK, encoded by the coding sequence GTGCGGCGCGTCCGTGACGGTCTGGAACGCCCTGGCGGCGGGCATCTGAGCGACTGGCCGGGCGACGAAGGGGTCGCCCGGCCTATCGCATTCCGCGCCACGATGGCGCGCCCCATTTCCTCCATCACCGGCCGGTTTTTCCCGGCCCATAGCCTGTTTCGTTCCCGGAGAGACATTGATGCTGACTGCGCTGTTGCTGGCGATTGCCGCGCCGACCGTTCCGTCCCCGAAGCCGAGGCGCTGGGCGTGCAGCTGGCGCGGCTGGGCAGCCTGGCGAGCGTGCTGCCGGTGCTCGAACTCAAGGAAACCGACGAGCTGCTCGAGTCCATGCCCGGGCTGGCAGCGGGGGAACGGCTGAAGCTGCGTATGGTCGCCCACCGTGTCGCGGTCGAAGGCTCCGAGCGGCTGCTGCGCGCCGAGGGGCGGGCGCTGGCCGAGCGGCTGAGCATCGCCGATCTGCGCGCGCTGATCGCCTTTGCCGAAAGCGCGCCCGCGCAGCGGATGCGCGCCGCCGAACCGGCGGTAACCATCGCGACGATGGAGGCGATGCGCGGGTTCGCCTATAAAGAAGAGGTGATCAAGGCGTTCTGCAAGGAAACCGGCAAAGCGTGTCCGCAAAAATGA
- a CDS encoding TFIIB-type zinc ribbon-containing protein: MNSRPLARGRQLACPACGGAAEVIVSGSIEYDRCRDCGGVWLDRGELEQLLAIAYRTGKAKAAGSRAG; encoded by the coding sequence ATGAATTCCCGCCCGCTGGCGCGTGGCCGCCAGCTTGCCTGCCCGGCCTGTGGCGGAGCCGCCGAAGTGATTGTTTCGGGTTCGATCGAATATGACCGGTGCCGCGATTGTGGCGGCGTCTGGCTTGACCGGGGCGAGCTGGAACAGCTGCTTGCCATCGCCTATCGCACCGGCAAGGCCAAGGCGGCGGGGAGCCGCGCGGGCTAG
- a CDS encoding winged helix-turn-helix transcriptional regulator: MGLREPLAQIAAECSLPKALEAVGERWSFLILRAAFNGLMHFEEMQSSLGIARNILANRLGRLVDVGILERTPCADDRRKIEYRLTEKGMALLPTMIALRQWGERWETGCPSNPVLVDKRDQLPVAEVRVHAHDGRPLAWDDLCFVDTAALRAMAAE, encoded by the coding sequence ATGGGACTGAGAGAACCGCTGGCGCAGATCGCCGCCGAATGCAGCCTGCCCAAAGCCCTTGAGGCCGTGGGCGAACGCTGGTCGTTCCTGATCCTGCGCGCCGCGTTCAACGGCCTGATGCATTTCGAGGAGATGCAGTCGAGCCTGGGCATCGCGCGCAACATCCTGGCCAACCGGCTGGGGCGGCTCGTTGATGTCGGCATCCTTGAACGCACCCCCTGCGCCGATGATCGCCGCAAGATCGAATACCGGCTGACCGAAAAGGGCATGGCGCTGCTGCCGACGATGATCGCGCTGCGCCAATGGGGCGAGCGCTGGGAAACCGGCTGTCCGTCCAATCCGGTGCTGGTCGACAAGCGCGATCAGCTGCCGGTCGCCGAAGTGCGCGTCCATGCCCATGACGGGCGGCCGCTGGCCTGGGACGATCTGTGCTTCGTCGATACCGCCGCGCTCAGGGCGATGGCCGCCGAGTAA
- a CDS encoding CC_3452 family protein, whose product MARFLALIVSVLGSFTLFAASASAEPAGAHYRLQLANPAPAAKVIVRGLMFNCAGDSCTAAAGASRPAVICAAAAREFGQIATFSAAGAALDDEALAKCNAKARIDTTRIVQR is encoded by the coding sequence ATGGCTCGCTTTCTTGCGCTTATCGTGTCGGTGCTCGGCTCCTTCACCCTGTTTGCGGCGTCCGCTTCGGCCGAACCGGCCGGTGCCCATTACCGGCTGCAGCTCGCCAATCCGGCGCCGGCGGCCAAGGTCATCGTGCGCGGCCTGATGTTCAACTGTGCGGGCGACAGCTGCACGGCGGCGGCTGGCGCCAGCCGCCCGGCGGTGATCTGCGCGGCCGCGGCGCGCGAGTTCGGTCAGATCGCGACGTTCAGCGCCGCCGGTGCGGCGCTCGACGACGAGGCGCTTGCCAAGTGCAACGCCAAGGCGCGGATCGACACCACCCGGATCGTCCAGCGCTAA
- a CDS encoding RelA/SpoT family protein, whose translation MLRQYELVERVKSYDPDADENLINRAYVFSMQAHGSQKRASGDPYYSHPIEVAGILTDLHLDDVTIATAILHDTIEDTVATHEEIEAKFGANVARLVDGVTKLSKIEAQTESQRAAENLRKFLLAMSDDIRVLLVKLADRLHNMRTLHFIKDEAKRKRIARETMDIYAPLAERIGMYEFMNEMQTLAFRQLEPEAYESITRRLAQLHEGGGDRIARIASGLKLLLSRNGIEAEVSGREKHPYSIWRKMAERHISFEQLSDVMAFRAIVPDVAECYRALGVIHGRWPMVPGRFKDYISTPKRNGYRSLHTSVIHAENMRIEIQIRSTDMHAQAEYGLAAHWAYKQRQGQPDTQVRWIRDLIEILDNAESPEELLEHTRMAMYQDRIFAFTPKGELIQLPKGATPIDFAYAVHTDLGDQAVGAKINGRVVPLRTPIANGDQVQILKSKAQEPQPQWLNFVVTGKARAAIRRFVRHKERSESVALGRKLYDEVVARLPAQLGGEAIGTAVKRLKLSDEGALMVAIARGQISDAELMEALMPGSTGDGAARPPAQREAISIRGLTPGVAFDLAPCCHPVPGDRIVGLRRTDEPIQVHTIDCVELADGVDADWVDLAWGDRSEGGTARLRIVVKNEPGSLAVMSGILGSHTANILNLKLENRDGSFHTFQVDIEVADLHHLVRILAALRAADAVVSAERI comes from the coding sequence GTGCTGAGACAATATGAACTGGTCGAGCGGGTCAAAAGCTATGACCCCGACGCTGACGAGAATCTGATCAACCGCGCCTATGTGTTCTCGATGCAGGCGCATGGCAGCCAGAAACGCGCATCGGGCGATCCTTATTACAGCCACCCGATCGAGGTCGCCGGCATCCTGACCGACCTGCACCTCGACGATGTGACGATCGCGACCGCGATCCTCCATGACACGATCGAGGACACGGTCGCCACGCACGAGGAGATCGAGGCCAAATTCGGCGCCAATGTCGCCCGGCTGGTCGACGGCGTGACCAAGCTGTCGAAGATCGAGGCGCAGACCGAAAGCCAGCGCGCGGCGGAAAATCTGCGCAAATTCCTGCTCGCCATGTCGGACGACATCCGCGTGCTGCTGGTCAAGCTGGCCGACCGGCTGCACAATATGCGCACGCTCCATTTCATCAAGGACGAGGCCAAGCGCAAGCGCATCGCCCGCGAGACGATGGACATATATGCCCCGCTTGCCGAGCGGATCGGCATGTACGAGTTCATGAACGAGATGCAGACTCTCGCCTTCCGCCAGCTGGAGCCGGAGGCGTATGAGTCGATCACCCGCCGGCTCGCCCAGCTGCACGAGGGAGGGGGCGACCGCATCGCCCGCATCGCATCGGGGCTGAAGCTGCTGCTGTCGCGCAACGGCATCGAGGCGGAGGTGTCGGGGCGCGAAAAACATCCCTATTCGATCTGGCGCAAAATGGCCGAGCGGCACATCAGCTTTGAACAGCTGTCCGACGTCATGGCGTTTCGCGCGATCGTGCCCGACGTCGCCGAATGCTACCGCGCGCTCGGCGTCATCCATGGCCGCTGGCCGATGGTGCCGGGCCGGTTCAAGGACTATATCTCGACGCCCAAGCGCAACGGCTACCGGTCGCTGCACACCTCGGTCATCCATGCCGAGAACATGCGCATCGAGATCCAGATCCGCTCGACCGACATGCACGCCCAGGCCGAATATGGCCTGGCCGCCCACTGGGCCTATAAGCAGCGCCAGGGGCAGCCCGATACCCAGGTGCGCTGGATCCGCGACCTGATCGAGATCCTCGACAATGCCGAGAGCCCGGAAGAGCTGCTCGAGCATACGCGCATGGCGATGTATCAGGACCGGATCTTCGCCTTCACCCCCAAGGGCGAGCTGATCCAGCTGCCCAAGGGCGCGACGCCGATCGATTTCGCCTATGCCGTTCACACCGATCTGGGCGATCAGGCCGTGGGCGCGAAGATCAACGGCCGGGTCGTGCCGCTGCGCACGCCGATCGCCAATGGCGATCAGGTGCAGATCCTGAAATCCAAGGCGCAGGAGCCGCAGCCGCAATGGCTGAACTTCGTCGTCACCGGCAAGGCGCGCGCCGCGATCCGCCGTTTCGTCCGCCACAAGGAACGCAGCGAATCGGTCGCGCTGGGGCGCAAGCTTTATGACGAGGTCGTCGCCCGGCTGCCCGCGCAGCTGGGCGGGGAGGCGATCGGCACTGCGGTCAAGCGGCTGAAGCTGTCGGACGAAGGCGCGCTGATGGTCGCCATCGCGCGCGGCCAGATCAGCGATGCCGAGCTGATGGAGGCGCTGATGCCGGGATCGACCGGCGACGGCGCGGCGCGGCCCCCGGCGCAGCGCGAGGCGATTTCGATCCGCGGGCTGACGCCCGGCGTCGCCTTCGACCTTGCGCCCTGCTGCCATCCGGTGCCCGGCGACCGCATTGTCGGCCTGCGCCGCACCGACGAACCGATCCAGGTGCACACGATCGACTGTGTCGAACTGGCCGACGGCGTCGATGCCGACTGGGTCGATCTGGCCTGGGGCGACCGGTCGGAAGGCGGCACGGCGCGGCTGCGCATCGTCGTCAAGAACGAGCCGGGCTCGCTTGCGGTGATGAGCGGCATTCTGGGGTCGCACACCGCCAACATCCTCAACCTGAAGCTTGAGAACCGGGACGGCAGCTTCCACACCTTCCAGGTCGATATCGAGGTGGCGGACCTGCACCATCTGGTCAGGATCCTCGCCGCGCTGCGCGCCGCCGATGCGGTGGTGAGCGCCGAGCGCATCTGA
- a CDS encoding tryptophan 2,3-dioxygenase, which translates to MSTDVTYASYLALDEILAAQRPHSDRHDELLFIIIHQTKELWLKQIIAELTLAKAMVRAGDLVPAYKGLARVSRIQTVMTVSWDVLATMTPADYSRFRHVLGSSSGFQSDQFRTVEYMLGLKDGRFIAYQEDRPAAAAAMAEALGQPSLWDDANAALAAAGFALPPHILARDWSQPYAPDPAVEAGWAQVYRDPARWWELYQLAEKLVDLDDAMTAWRHKHVLTVERIIGGKTGTGGTAGVKYLQSTLAKRAFPELWSLRTTL; encoded by the coding sequence ATGTCCACCGACGTCACCTATGCCAGCTATCTCGCGCTCGACGAGATCCTCGCCGCGCAGCGCCCGCATTCCGACCGGCATGACGAGCTGCTGTTCATCATCATCCACCAGACCAAGGAGCTGTGGCTCAAACAGATCATCGCCGAGCTGACGCTTGCCAAGGCGATGGTCCGCGCGGGCGATCTGGTGCCCGCCTATAAGGGGCTGGCGCGCGTGTCGCGCATCCAGACGGTCATGACGGTCAGCTGGGATGTGCTCGCCACCATGACCCCGGCCGATTATTCGCGCTTCCGCCACGTCCTCGGCTCCAGCTCCGGCTTCCAGTCGGACCAGTTCCGCACGGTCGAATACATGCTGGGGCTGAAGGACGGGCGCTTCATCGCCTATCAGGAGGACCGGCCCGCCGCCGCCGCCGCCATGGCCGAGGCGCTGGGCCAGCCGAGCCTGTGGGACGATGCCAATGCCGCGCTCGCCGCGGCCGGGTTCGCGCTGCCGCCGCACATCCTCGCGCGCGACTGGTCGCAGCCCTATGCGCCCGATCCGGCGGTCGAAGCGGGCTGGGCGCAGGTGTACCGCGATCCCGCGCGCTGGTGGGAACTGTATCAGCTGGCCGAAAAGCTCGTCGATCTCGACGATGCGATGACCGCGTGGCGGCACAAGCATGTGCTGACCGTCGAACGCATCATCGGCGGAAAAACAGGCACTGGCGGCACGGCCGGCGTCAAATATCTGCAATCAACACTCGCCAAGAGGGCGTTTCCCGAACTCTGGTCGCTGAGAACCACGCTGTGA
- a CDS encoding aminotransferase class V-fold PLP-dependent enzyme codes for MSWKHLFQRALSAAPDRLHMAAHSHHLWPDASLAGQQDAWADAARLADRKWDRVMGEIWPRAQAEVAAELGLPDPATVCFAPNTHELIVRLVSAIERPRPLRVLASDGEFHSFRRQAARWAEAGEMLVETVPVEPAADFAARFRAAAEQGGHDLIFVSQVMFGSGLVIDDLAPLAALARPEGPWVVIDGYHGFMAVPTDLGPVADRVFYLSGGYKYAMAGEGMGFIHAPPGFAPRPVVTGWYAAFDDLALPPGAVGHAPDARRFLGATFDPSGLYRFLAVRDMLAAEGLTTARISAHVALLRDRLLAGLAATPLGHADLLNPPGAGPAARFVALRAPAAPGWQQALIARDVITDVRGDVLRIGLGLYHDAGDVDRFIAEAGRLG; via the coding sequence GTGAGCTGGAAGCATCTGTTTCAAAGGGCGCTGTCCGCCGCGCCCGACCGGCTCCACATGGCGGCGCACAGCCATCATCTGTGGCCCGATGCCAGCCTTGCCGGCCAGCAGGACGCCTGGGCCGATGCCGCGCGGCTCGCCGACCGCAAATGGGATCGGGTGATGGGCGAAATCTGGCCGCGCGCCCAGGCCGAGGTGGCGGCCGAGCTGGGGCTGCCCGATCCCGCGACGGTCTGTTTTGCGCCCAACACCCATGAACTGATCGTCCGCCTCGTCTCCGCGATCGAACGGCCGCGCCCGCTCAGGGTGCTGGCGAGCGACGGCGAGTTTCACAGCTTCCGCCGGCAGGCGGCGCGCTGGGCCGAGGCCGGGGAGATGCTGGTCGAAACCGTGCCGGTCGAACCCGCCGCCGATTTCGCCGCCCGCTTCCGCGCCGCCGCCGAACAGGGCGGGCATGATCTGATCTTTGTCAGCCAGGTGATGTTCGGCTCCGGCCTGGTCATCGACGATCTCGCGCCGCTCGCCGCGCTCGCCCGGCCCGAGGGGCCATGGGTGGTGATCGACGGCTATCACGGCTTCATGGCCGTGCCGACCGATCTCGGGCCGGTGGCGGACCGGGTCTTCTACCTGTCGGGCGGATATAAATATGCGATGGCGGGGGAGGGCATGGGCTTCATCCACGCCCCGCCCGGCTTTGCCCCGCGCCCGGTGGTGACCGGCTGGTATGCCGCGTTTGACGATCTGGCCCTGCCGCCCGGTGCGGTCGGCCATGCCCCGGACGCCCGCCGCTTTCTGGGCGCGACCTTCGACCCGTCGGGCCTCTACCGCTTTCTGGCGGTGCGCGACATGCTGGCCGCCGAAGGGCTGACGACCGCCCGGATTTCCGCCCATGTCGCGCTGCTGCGCGACCGGCTGCTCGCCGGGCTGGCGGCGACCCCGCTTGGCCATGCAGACCTGCTCAACCCGCCGGGTGCGGGGCCGGCGGCGCGCTTCGTCGCGCTGCGCGCGCCCGCCGCACCGGGCTGGCAGCAGGCGCTCATCGCCCGCGACGTGATCACCGATGTGCGCGGCGACGTGCTCAGGATCGGCCTTGGCCTCTATCACGATGCCGGGGACGTGGACCGTTTCATTGCCGAGGCGGGGCGCCTCGGCTGA